One Mangrovimonas cancribranchiae DNA segment encodes these proteins:
- a CDS encoding four helix bundle protein, translating into MKRHNFKKLHIWIEAMDLVDDNYSITRELPDYEKFGLRSQMNRCVISIASNISEGTSKKTNKHFIQYLENSLGSAFEWETQLIICYRQNYLEEDKFLDLQNKVQIIQSKISKFIDKLNLNG; encoded by the coding sequence ATGAAAAGACATAATTTCAAAAAATTGCACATCTGGATTGAAGCAATGGACTTGGTTGATGATAATTATTCTATAACACGAGAATTACCTGACTATGAAAAATTCGGATTAAGAAGCCAGATGAATCGATGTGTTATTTCTATTGCTTCAAATATATCCGAAGGAACCAGTAAAAAAACAAATAAACATTTTATTCAATATTTAGAAAATAGTCTTGGATCAGCTTTTGAATGGGAAACCCAACTAATTATCTGTTATCGTCAAAATTATTTAGAAGAAGATAAGTTTCTTGATTTGCAGAATAAGGTTCAGATAATTCAAAGTAAAATTTCAAAATTTATTGATAAACTAAATCTAAATGGTTGA
- a CDS encoding branched-chain amino acid aminotransferase produces MNNNISIKKIEQSKVDTIDFNNIPLGTSFTDHMFICDYKDGQWQNPRIEPLALIPTHPAAMALHYGQAIFEGMKATVNSDGVPMLFRADKNAARLNFSADRMGMPNVPEDLFVEGLKQLVALDKAWIPPQDGSALYLRPFMYADEAFIGMRAATSYKFIIMASPAGPFFSKRINLWAEKKFVRAVDGGTGEAKAAGNYAAAIRPTELAKAKGYDQVLWLDAVEHEYIQEVGTMNIFFKIDGEFITPRRDGAILDGITRMSVIDILKDKGFEVIERPITLTEIREASEKGILEEAFGTGTAVGIAYIQSIGTANGDIHVSDESPVGLEVNDTLNAIKTGKIEDKFNWMIKVEE; encoded by the coding sequence ATGAACAACAATATTTCAATCAAAAAAATAGAACAATCAAAAGTCGATACCATTGACTTCAATAATATACCATTAGGAACCTCTTTCACAGATCATATGTTTATCTGCGATTATAAAGATGGTCAGTGGCAAAACCCAAGAATAGAACCTTTAGCATTAATTCCAACACATCCTGCAGCTATGGCATTGCATTACGGACAAGCCATTTTTGAAGGAATGAAAGCTACGGTAAACAGCGATGGTGTGCCAATGTTATTTCGAGCTGATAAGAATGCAGCCCGATTAAATTTTAGCGCAGACCGAATGGGAATGCCCAACGTTCCTGAAGACTTATTTGTAGAAGGCTTAAAACAACTGGTTGCATTAGATAAAGCTTGGATTCCACCTCAAGATGGTAGCGCCTTGTATTTACGCCCGTTTATGTATGCCGACGAAGCTTTTATAGGTATGCGTGCGGCTACCAGTTATAAGTTTATTATTATGGCGTCTCCCGCTGGACCGTTTTTTAGTAAACGCATTAACCTTTGGGCTGAGAAAAAATTCGTTCGTGCTGTTGATGGCGGAACAGGTGAAGCTAAAGCTGCCGGAAATTACGCTGCTGCTATTCGCCCAACCGAGTTGGCAAAAGCCAAAGGGTACGATCAAGTATTGTGGTTAGATGCAGTTGAGCACGAGTACATTCAAGAGGTGGGAACAATGAATATCTTCTTCAAAATTGATGGAGAATTCATCACGCCGCGTCGCGATGGCGCCATTCTCGATGGTATTACCAGAATGAGTGTTATCGATATTCTAAAGGATAAAGGCTTTGAAGTTATTGAGCGCCCAATCACGCTAACCGAAATTCGCGAAGCTTCAGAAAAAGGTATTCTAGAAGAGGCTTTTGGAACAGGAACAGCGGTTGGGATTGCATATATTCAAAGTATTGGGACAGCAAATGGCGATATTCACGTTTCTGATGAGAGTCCGGTAGGATTAGAAGTTAACGATACGCTAAATGCCATTAAAACAGGAAAAATTGAAGATAAATTCAACTGGATGATAAAGGTTGAAGAGTAA
- a CDS encoding transferase hexapeptide repeat family protein, with translation MVYAFQGYIPVVHESSFVHPLAAVTGNVIIGKNCYIGPGAAIRGDWGQIILEDGVNVQENCTVHMFPGKSITLKKSAHVGHGAIIHGANLGRNCLIGMNTVIMDDAEIGDESIIGAMAFVKAETKIPPRSLVVGNPAKVIKQVTDEMIAWKTKGTRLYQQLPTDCHDTLREVEPLREVPKDRIVQENTYETLRDFMKK, from the coding sequence GTGGTTTACGCATTCCAAGGATACATACCCGTTGTTCACGAAAGCAGTTTCGTACATCCATTGGCAGCAGTTACAGGCAATGTTATTATTGGTAAAAACTGCTACATAGGTCCAGGGGCAGCCATTCGTGGCGATTGGGGACAAATCATCCTTGAGGATGGCGTTAACGTTCAGGAAAACTGCACTGTTCATATGTTTCCTGGAAAGTCCATCACACTCAAGAAAAGCGCACACGTAGGTCACGGTGCTATTATTCACGGTGCAAATTTAGGTCGTAATTGTCTCATTGGGATGAACACAGTTATTATGGACGATGCCGAAATCGGCGACGAAAGTATAATAGGCGCAATGGCATTCGTAAAAGCCGAAACCAAAATTCCACCACGTAGTTTGGTGGTCGGCAATCCAGCAAAAGTCATCAAGCAAGTTACAGACGAGATGATTGCTTGGAAAACCAAAGGCACACGATTGTATCAACAGTTACCAACAGATTGTCACGACACCTTACGTGAAGTTGAACCACTTCGTGAAGTGCCAAAAGATAGAATTGTACAAGAAAATACGTATGAAACATTACGTGATTTTATGAAAAAATAA
- a CDS encoding dihydrolipoamide acetyltransferase family protein, producing MKDKEIPAFAGSYELKMPKMGESITEGTIINWLVNEGDTFDEGDILLEVATDKVDNEVPAPAEGTLLETKYQAKDVVKVGEVIAILEINKSKAKQDVISTERGTSDEKSHQKTKKQPKKKPVVTSSTVETSHLKSSSFTVSNEDRFFSPLVISIAKQYHISFEELARIPATGNEGRLRKSDVFSYIEEGRPYQFAQPVVQDPTAYRIPQLEFDKGKGKVIEMDRMRQMIADHMVYSKHTSPHVTAYVEADLTNMVNWRNDNKVKFQEKYGEKLTFTPLFVEAVAKAVKDFPNINASVDGNNIIVKEDINIGMATALPSGNLIVPVVKNADTKDLKTLAEDVNELAGKARENKLGGGDIKGSTFTISNVGTFGSVMGTPIINQPEVAILALGIIKKRPEVIETKNGDEIAIRSMMYLSLSFDHRVVDGYLGGSFVRRVADYLEQFDTNRTI from the coding sequence ATGAAAGATAAAGAGATTCCTGCCTTCGCAGGAAGTTACGAATTAAAAATGCCCAAGATGGGCGAAAGTATAACCGAAGGCACCATAATTAATTGGTTGGTCAATGAAGGTGATACCTTCGATGAGGGAGATATTTTATTAGAAGTCGCTACAGATAAAGTTGACAACGAAGTGCCAGCTCCAGCAGAAGGAACGTTGCTAGAAACCAAATACCAAGCAAAAGATGTGGTAAAAGTAGGTGAAGTTATAGCTATATTGGAAATAAATAAGTCTAAAGCAAAACAAGATGTCATTTCGACAGAGCGAGGTACGAGCGACGAGAAATCTCACCAAAAAACCAAAAAGCAGCCAAAAAAGAAACCTGTTGTCACGTCGAGCACAGTCGAGACATCTCATTTAAAGTCTTCATCTTTTACGGTTTCTAATGAAGATCGATTTTTCTCGCCGTTGGTAATTTCAATCGCAAAACAGTATCATATCAGTTTTGAAGAATTAGCAAGAATTCCTGCAACGGGTAACGAAGGACGCTTGCGTAAAAGTGATGTCTTCAGCTATATCGAAGAAGGACGTCCATATCAGTTTGCACAACCAGTTGTCCAAGATCCTACAGCTTATCGTATTCCACAATTAGAGTTTGATAAAGGCAAAGGAAAGGTTATAGAAATGGATCGTATGCGCCAAATGATTGCCGATCATATGGTGTATTCCAAACATACATCACCGCACGTAACGGCTTATGTTGAAGCCGATTTAACCAATATGGTAAACTGGCGAAATGACAATAAAGTAAAGTTTCAAGAAAAATATGGCGAAAAACTAACTTTTACACCTCTATTTGTCGAAGCTGTAGCTAAGGCGGTCAAAGATTTTCCTAATATTAATGCTTCGGTAGATGGCAATAATATCATCGTGAAAGAAGACATTAATATAGGTATGGCAACCGCTTTACCAAGTGGGAATTTAATTGTGCCAGTTGTAAAAAATGCCGATACCAAAGATCTAAAAACCTTAGCTGAAGATGTAAACGAACTAGCTGGAAAAGCTAGAGAGAATAAATTAGGCGGCGGCGATATAAAAGGAAGTACATTTACCATTTCCAATGTGGGAACTTTTGGTAGTGTTATGGGAACGCCCATTATCAACCAGCCAGAAGTTGCCATTTTAGCATTAGGAATCATTAAAAAACGCCCCGAAGTTATCGAAACCAAAAACGGCGACGAAATCGCTATACGCAGTATGATGTATTTGTCGCTGTCTTTCGATCATCGCGTTGTTGATGGTTATTTAGGTGGGAGTTTCGTGCGTCGCGTAGCCGATTATTTAGAACAATTTGATACCAATAGAACTATTTAG
- a CDS encoding thiamine pyrophosphate-dependent enzyme, translating into MNKDILKKGFTNLVTAKTMAELYEANFKVVSKYVHATSRGHEAIQTALGMQLLPQDYAFPYYRDDAMLLAFGMTPYDLMLQVLAKKDDPFSGGRTYYSHPSLKDADKPKIPHQSSATGMQAIPATGVAMGMQYLEKQGLQNSNVVQNDNEESKLNPITVCSLGDASVTEGEIAEAFQMAALKQMPILYLVQDNGWDISANEAETRAQSAAEYAQGFHGLEAISIDGANFIESYETLEKVIKTIREERRPILVHAKVPLLNHHTSGVRMEWYRDDLEEAKSRDPYPVLKQQLLDGGFSEKDINNIEAEIKLKVEKDFQKALKAEDPTPEDLFTHDFAPTPITEEQGERSPEGAEKVVMVDCALFAVEELMKKYPECLLYGQDVGGRLGGVFREAATLAQKFGDDRVFNTPIQEAFIVGSTVGMSAVGLKPIVEVQFADYIWPGLNQLFTEVSRSCYLSNGKWPVSMILRVPIGAYGSGGPYHSSSVESVVTNIRGVKIAYPSNGADLKGLIKAAYHDPNPVVIFEHKGLYWSKVPGTQGATSVEPAEDYVLPFGKAWVLQEIWKQDDVETCTIVTYGMGVHWAMNASEELGIKDQIEVIDLRTLYPLDEDTIMKSVKKTGKCLVVTEEPSNNSFARALAGKIQEECFKYLDAPVMTIGSENMPAIPLNSTLEQTMIPSIEKVKVKIEALLSY; encoded by the coding sequence ATGAATAAAGACATATTAAAAAAAGGATTTACCAATTTAGTAACCGCCAAAACCATGGCAGAATTGTATGAAGCCAACTTTAAAGTAGTTTCAAAATACGTGCACGCCACATCACGTGGTCACGAGGCGATTCAGACGGCTTTAGGAATGCAGTTGTTGCCTCAAGATTATGCATTTCCGTATTACAGAGACGATGCGATGTTATTGGCTTTTGGTATGACACCTTATGATTTAATGCTTCAGGTATTAGCTAAAAAAGACGATCCATTTTCTGGTGGAAGAACCTATTATTCACACCCAAGTTTAAAAGATGCTGATAAGCCTAAAATTCCACATCAATCTTCGGCAACAGGTATGCAAGCCATTCCTGCAACAGGTGTCGCGATGGGAATGCAATATTTGGAAAAGCAAGGACTTCAAAATTCAAATGTTGTTCAGAACGATAACGAAGAATCTAAATTAAATCCAATCACCGTTTGTAGTTTGGGTGACGCATCAGTAACCGAAGGCGAAATTGCAGAAGCTTTCCAAATGGCTGCTTTAAAGCAAATGCCTATTTTGTATTTGGTTCAAGACAATGGTTGGGATATTTCAGCCAACGAAGCCGAAACCAGAGCACAAAGTGCAGCAGAATACGCCCAAGGATTTCACGGATTGGAAGCGATCTCCATAGATGGCGCTAATTTTATTGAAAGTTACGAGACGCTAGAAAAAGTGATTAAAACCATACGAGAAGAACGTCGTCCAATTTTAGTTCACGCTAAAGTACCGTTGTTAAACCACCATACGTCTGGTGTGCGAATGGAATGGTATCGTGATGACTTGGAAGAAGCGAAATCACGTGATCCTTATCCAGTGCTTAAACAACAATTATTAGATGGTGGTTTTTCAGAAAAAGATATAAATAACATTGAAGCCGAAATAAAGCTAAAAGTTGAAAAAGATTTTCAAAAAGCCTTAAAAGCTGAAGATCCAACTCCAGAAGATTTATTTACGCACGATTTTGCACCAACACCAATTACCGAAGAACAAGGCGAGCGTTCGCCAGAAGGTGCAGAAAAAGTCGTAATGGTAGATTGTGCTTTATTCGCTGTTGAAGAATTAATGAAAAAATACCCAGAATGTTTGTTATACGGACAAGATGTAGGAGGTAGACTTGGTGGAGTGTTTAGAGAAGCTGCAACCTTAGCACAGAAATTTGGTGATGACAGAGTTTTCAATACGCCAATTCAAGAAGCATTTATTGTGGGGTCAACTGTTGGTATGAGCGCTGTTGGCTTAAAACCTATTGTTGAGGTGCAGTTTGCCGATTATATTTGGCCAGGACTTAACCAATTATTTACAGAAGTGAGCAGAAGTTGCTATCTAAGTAATGGGAAATGGCCTGTAAGTATGATTTTACGAGTGCCAATTGGGGCTTATGGAAGTGGCGGACCTTACCATTCATCTTCTGTGGAAAGTGTGGTGACTAACATTAGAGGTGTTAAAATTGCTTACCCAAGTAATGGTGCTGATTTAAAAGGCTTGATTAAAGCTGCGTATCACGATCCAAACCCAGTAGTTATTTTTGAGCATAAAGGGTTGTATTGGTCCAAAGTGCCAGGAACGCAAGGAGCAACTTCAGTAGAACCAGCTGAAGACTATGTGTTGCCTTTTGGAAAAGCTTGGGTATTACAAGAAATCTGGAAGCAAGATGATGTGGAAACGTGCACTATTGTTACCTATGGAATGGGTGTACATTGGGCCATGAATGCTTCAGAAGAGTTGGGAATAAAAGATCAAATAGAAGTCATCGACTTGAGAACATTGTATCCGTTGGATGAAGATACTATAATGAAGTCAGTAAAGAAAACTGGCAAATGTCTAGTAGTAACCGAAGAGCCAAGTAATAATAGTTTTGCTAGAGCATTGGCTGGGAAAATTCAGGAAGAATGTTTTAAGTATTTAGATGCACCAGTAATGACTATTGGTAGTGAGAATATGCCTGCGATTCCGTTGAATTCAACATTGGAGCAAACCATGATTCCTTCTATTGAAAAAGTAAAAGTTAAGATTGAAGCGTTATTAAGTTACTAA
- a CDS encoding enoyl-CoA hydratase/isomerase family protein has product MSEQQPYVKQTIENQVGYIEFFHPAHNSLPGNILAELAQSITNAGNNEDIKVIVLKSGGDRTFCAGASFNELININDEATGKVFFSGFANVINAMRKCPKFIVGRVQGKTVGGGVGLASATDYCMATKFAAIKLSELNIGIGPFVVGPAVQRKLGLSGMSQIAIDANTFYPADWAKDKGLFTQVFESTEELDEAVKSFAENLCNYNPEAMKEMKTMFWKGTEDWDALLAERAVISGRLVLSEFTKETLKRFK; this is encoded by the coding sequence ATGTCAGAACAACAACCATACGTAAAACAAACTATAGAAAACCAAGTAGGATATATCGAGTTTTTTCATCCTGCACATAATTCCTTGCCAGGGAACATTCTGGCTGAACTAGCACAGAGTATCACAAATGCTGGCAATAACGAGGACATTAAAGTCATCGTTCTTAAAAGTGGAGGAGATAGAACATTTTGTGCTGGAGCAAGTTTTAATGAGCTTATCAATATCAATGATGAAGCCACAGGAAAAGTATTCTTTTCAGGTTTTGCCAATGTGATAAATGCGATGCGCAAATGTCCAAAATTTATTGTTGGTCGAGTACAAGGAAAAACCGTTGGAGGAGGAGTTGGTCTAGCATCGGCAACCGACTATTGTATGGCAACAAAATTTGCAGCCATTAAGTTAAGCGAACTCAATATAGGTATTGGACCTTTTGTAGTTGGGCCAGCGGTACAGCGCAAATTAGGATTAAGTGGAATGTCACAAATAGCCATAGACGCCAACACCTTTTATCCAGCCGATTGGGCAAAAGACAAAGGTTTATTCACACAAGTGTTTGAAAGCACAGAGGAATTGGACGAAGCAGTAAAATCTTTTGCAGAAAATCTATGTAATTACAATCCAGAAGCAATGAAGGAAATGAAAACAATGTTCTGGAAAGGTACAGAAGATTGGGATGCACTTTTAGCAGAGCGTGCCGTAATTAGTGGCCGGTTGGTATTAAGTGAATTCACAAAGGAAACCTTAAAACGATTTAAATAG
- a CDS encoding urocanate hydratase: protein MTFQKHILQGIPNQLPKPKPYDNTINHAPKRKEILTKEEKNLALKNALRYFEPKHHAALLPEFTEELENYGRIYMYRFRPEYKMYARPIEEYPAKSKQAAAIMLMIQNNLDYAVAQHPHELITYGGNGAVFSNWAQYLLTMKYLAEMTDEQTLVMYSGHPMGLFPSHKDAPRVVVTNGMMIPNYSKPDDWEKFNALGVTQYGQMTAGSYMYIGPQGIVHGTTITVLNGFRKINKSPKGHIFVTSGLGGMSGAQPKAGNIAGCITICAEVNPKITQVRLDQGWIDEKITDLDDLVSRVKQAKDKQETISLAYLGNVVDVWEKFDEANVQIDLGSDQTSLHNPWAGGYYPAGQSFEASNKMMAENPELFKEKVQESLRRHADAINKHTAKGTYFFDYGNAFLLEASRAGADVMSENPTLGREFKYPSYVQDIMGPMCFDYGFGPFRWVCTSGKPEDLQKTDDIACEVLEEIKKNSPKEIQQQMADNIQWIKGAQENKLVVGSQARILYADAEGRMKIAKAFNDAINKGDIGYVVLGRDHHDVSGTDSPYRETSNIYDGSRFTADMAIQNVIGDSFRGATWVSIHNGGGVGWGEVINGGFGMVLDGSSDAERRLKSMLFWDVNNGISRRSWARNEGAVFAIKRAMETEPNLKVTIPNLVDDNLLS from the coding sequence ATGACATTTCAAAAACATATATTACAAGGCATTCCAAACCAATTACCTAAACCTAAGCCCTACGATAACACTATAAATCATGCGCCAAAACGCAAAGAAATTCTTACAAAAGAAGAAAAAAATCTAGCTTTAAAAAATGCTTTACGCTACTTCGAGCCTAAACATCATGCTGCTTTATTACCTGAATTCACAGAAGAACTAGAAAACTACGGGCGTATTTATATGTACCGCTTTCGCCCAGAATACAAAATGTACGCACGCCCTATAGAAGAATACCCAGCAAAGTCCAAACAAGCTGCGGCTATCATGCTCATGATCCAAAATAATTTAGACTATGCCGTAGCCCAACACCCTCATGAGCTTATCACTTACGGAGGTAATGGCGCAGTATTTTCTAATTGGGCACAATATCTTCTAACAATGAAGTATTTAGCAGAAATGACAGACGAACAGACGCTTGTTATGTATTCTGGTCATCCTATGGGCTTGTTTCCTTCTCATAAAGATGCACCAAGAGTAGTCGTAACTAACGGAATGATGATTCCTAATTATTCTAAACCTGATGACTGGGAAAAATTTAACGCCTTAGGAGTTACTCAATATGGACAAATGACTGCTGGAAGCTATATGTATATTGGTCCTCAAGGTATTGTTCATGGTACCACTATTACCGTTTTAAACGGTTTCCGAAAAATTAATAAATCACCTAAAGGTCACATTTTTGTAACATCTGGACTTGGAGGTATGTCTGGAGCACAACCAAAAGCTGGAAATATTGCAGGCTGTATTACTATATGTGCCGAAGTAAACCCAAAAATTACTCAAGTACGACTAGATCAAGGTTGGATAGATGAAAAAATTACAGATTTAGACGATTTAGTATCACGTGTAAAACAAGCCAAAGACAAACAAGAAACCATTTCTCTGGCCTACTTGGGTAATGTAGTTGATGTTTGGGAAAAATTTGATGAGGCTAATGTTCAAATTGATTTAGGAAGCGATCAAACCTCTCTTCACAATCCTTGGGCTGGCGGTTATTATCCAGCAGGCCAATCTTTTGAAGCTTCTAATAAAATGATGGCAGAAAATCCAGAACTATTCAAGGAAAAAGTTCAGGAAAGCTTACGTCGTCATGCAGACGCAATAAACAAGCATACAGCTAAAGGAACATACTTCTTTGACTACGGAAACGCTTTCTTATTGGAAGCTTCAAGAGCTGGTGCTGATGTGATGTCAGAAAACCCTACATTAGGCCGTGAATTTAAATACCCTAGTTATGTTCAAGATATCATGGGCCCCATGTGTTTTGATTATGGCTTTGGTCCATTTAGATGGGTTTGTACTTCTGGAAAACCAGAAGATCTTCAAAAAACAGATGACATTGCTTGTGAAGTTTTAGAAGAGATTAAGAAAAACTCACCTAAGGAGATTCAGCAACAAATGGCCGATAATATTCAATGGATAAAAGGCGCTCAAGAGAATAAATTAGTTGTTGGATCGCAAGCTAGAATTCTATATGCTGATGCCGAAGGACGCATGAAAATTGCTAAAGCATTTAACGATGCTATTAATAAAGGTGACATTGGTTATGTTGTTTTAGGGCGTGATCATCATGATGTTTCTGGTACCGATTCGCCTTATCGAGAAACAAGTAACATTTATGATGGTTCACGTTTTACAGCAGATATGGCGATTCAAAATGTAATAGGCGATAGTTTTAGAGGCGCCACTTGGGTAAGCATTCACAACGGCGGTGGTGTTGGCTGGGGCGAAGTTATAAACGGAGGATTCGGCATGGTTCTTGATGGTAGTTCTGATGCTGAAAGACGTTTAAAATCAATGCTTTTCTGGGATGTTAACAACGGAATTTCACGTCGTAGCTGGGCAAGAAATGAAGGTGCCGTTTTTGCTATTAAACGCGCTATGGAAACTGAACCTAATCTAAAAGTTACAATACCAAACTTAGTTGACGATAATTTATTATCTTAA
- a CDS encoding GIY-YIG nuclease family protein: protein MNCWYVYIMANKPNGVIYIGVTDNIEERIKEHKLKIRPNAFTARYNCNNLVYFEEFDNVDEAILREKRFKKWKREWKVRCIEEMNPSWMDLSMNWNLDYKRIRNER from the coding sequence ATGAATTGTTGGTACGTTTATATTATGGCAAATAAACCAAATGGAGTAATTTATATAGGAGTAACTGATAATATTGAGGAAAGAATAAAAGAACATAAATTAAAAATACGTCCAAATGCTTTTACGGCTAGATATAATTGTAATAATCTAGTTTATTTTGAGGAGTTCGATAATGTAGATGAAGCCATTTTAAGGGAAAAGCGGTTTAAGAAATGGAAAAGAGAGTGGAAAGTTAGATGTATAGAAGAAATGAATCCTAGTTGGATGGATTTGAGTATGAATTGGAATTTAGATTATAAAAGAATTCGGAATGAAAGATAA
- a CDS encoding DUF5522 domain-containing protein: MIKKRIPIEDGDYYLTPDGYRCFTEQYHLKRGYCCESGCRHCPYGFDKKTNTQKK, from the coding sequence ATGATAAAAAAACGAATCCCTATTGAAGATGGCGATTATTATTTAACCCCAGATGGCTATCGCTGTTTTACAGAACAATACCACTTAAAACGTGGCTATTGTTGCGAAAGCGGTTGCAGACACTGCCCCTATGGGTTTGACAAAAAAACAAATACTCAAAAAAAATAA
- a CDS encoding DUF4136 domain-containing protein, with protein MKNASTYLLIGLCFIILSSCSSIKVVSDYDKNANFDTYKSFAFYKAGIDKAEINDLDKRRILRAIETELLAKGFTKSENPDLLVSIFTQSREEINVYNNNGPYGYGWGWSPWYWNNYNTTVSTSTEGILYIDLIDAERKELIWQGKGTGYLSENRESKIEIINEFVKEILAKYPPEIKE; from the coding sequence ATGAAAAATGCATCCACTTATTTATTGATAGGGTTATGCTTCATTATTCTATCATCTTGCAGTTCTATAAAAGTTGTTTCAGATTACGACAAGAATGCAAATTTTGACACTTACAAATCGTTTGCTTTTTATAAAGCAGGTATTGACAAAGCAGAAATAAACGATCTTGACAAACGTAGAATACTAAGAGCTATAGAAACAGAACTTTTAGCAAAAGGGTTCACAAAATCGGAAAATCCAGATTTACTAGTTAGTATATTTACGCAGTCTAGAGAAGAAATAAATGTGTATAATAATAACGGCCCCTACGGATATGGTTGGGGCTGGAGTCCTTGGTATTGGAATAATTATAACACAACTGTTTCTACCTCTACCGAAGGCATTCTATACATTGATTTAATCGATGCCGAAAGAAAAGAACTTATTTGGCAAGGTAAAGGTACAGGATATCTCTCTGAAAACAGAGAAAGTAAAATTGAAATTATAAATGAATTTGTTAAAGAGATATTAGCGAAATATCCGCCAGAAATTAAAGAATAA